A stretch of Choristoneura fumiferana chromosome 29, NRCan_CFum_1, whole genome shotgun sequence DNA encodes these proteins:
- the LOC141444229 gene encoding uncharacterized protein isoform X2 produces the protein MLRTFIFIVCIARAQFLDTDSRNNPNGWLENLKRRLMIDNYDYQPSSGDLELRAMNKNPSEAPMELETTTEATTVDYDVLDAQDKVDAPIQFVYDSAEKNHEKADDYNDISTVHSLYATRHRFNDVYFAPPDPQNSIEEQDNDHGISRNDLQIYLKDTKKQDPFVAKNVSYKVIQPSLSRRAGSAAPRFVEEVGATGVSLLSVDGAPFPEFQLPSARRQYQAVKGSASEDWLD, from the exons ATGTTGCGAACTTTTATCTTCATCGTATGCATCGCTCGTGCTCAATTTTTGGATA CTGATTCAAGGAACAATCCAAACGGATGGCTAGAGAACCTAAAGAGGCGTTTGATGATCGACAACTACGACTACCAACCATCCAGCGGTGACTTGGAACTGCGAGCAATGAACAAGAACCCTTCAGAAGCACCAATGGAACTGGAAACCACAACTGAAGCCACTACAGTAGACTATGACGTATTAGACGCACAAGACAAAGTAGACGCACCAATACAATTCGTTTATGATTCAGCTGAGAAGAATCATGAGAAAGCTGATGATTACAATGACATTAGCACTGTCCATAGTCTTTATGCGACACGTCATCGATTTAATGATGTTTACTTCGCTCCTCCTGACCCGCAGAACTCTATAGAAGAGCAAGATAATGACCATGGTATTTCAAGGAATGATCTGCAGATATATTTGAAGGATACGAAGAAGCAAGACCCTTTTGTAGCcaaaaatgtcagttataaaGTTATCCAG CCATCCTTGTCGCGGCGCGCCGGCAGTGCAGCCCCCCGCTTTGTCGAAGAGGTCGGCGCCACCGGCGTCTCCTTACTCAGCGTCGACGGAGCCCCCTTCCCCGAGTTCCAGCTGCCTTCAGCACGGAGACAGTACCAGGCGGTCAAAGGCAGTGCCTCGGAAGACTGGCTTGATTAA
- the LOC141444229 gene encoding uncharacterized protein isoform X1, which yields MLRTFIFIVCIARAQFLDSADSRNNPNGWLENLKRRLMIDNYDYQPSSGDLELRAMNKNPSEAPMELETTTEATTVDYDVLDAQDKVDAPIQFVYDSAEKNHEKADDYNDISTVHSLYATRHRFNDVYFAPPDPQNSIEEQDNDHGISRNDLQIYLKDTKKQDPFVAKNVSYKVIQPSLSRRAGSAAPRFVEEVGATGVSLLSVDGAPFPEFQLPSARRQYQAVKGSASEDWLD from the exons ATGTTGCGAACTTTTATCTTCATCGTATGCATCGCTCGTGCTCAATTTTTGGATAGTG CTGATTCAAGGAACAATCCAAACGGATGGCTAGAGAACCTAAAGAGGCGTTTGATGATCGACAACTACGACTACCAACCATCCAGCGGTGACTTGGAACTGCGAGCAATGAACAAGAACCCTTCAGAAGCACCAATGGAACTGGAAACCACAACTGAAGCCACTACAGTAGACTATGACGTATTAGACGCACAAGACAAAGTAGACGCACCAATACAATTCGTTTATGATTCAGCTGAGAAGAATCATGAGAAAGCTGATGATTACAATGACATTAGCACTGTCCATAGTCTTTATGCGACACGTCATCGATTTAATGATGTTTACTTCGCTCCTCCTGACCCGCAGAACTCTATAGAAGAGCAAGATAATGACCATGGTATTTCAAGGAATGATCTGCAGATATATTTGAAGGATACGAAGAAGCAAGACCCTTTTGTAGCcaaaaatgtcagttataaaGTTATCCAG CCATCCTTGTCGCGGCGCGCCGGCAGTGCAGCCCCCCGCTTTGTCGAAGAGGTCGGCGCCACCGGCGTCTCCTTACTCAGCGTCGACGGAGCCCCCTTCCCCGAGTTCCAGCTGCCTTCAGCACGGAGACAGTACCAGGCGGTCAAAGGCAGTGCCTCGGAAGACTGGCTTGATTAA
- the LOC141444229 gene encoding uncharacterized protein isoform X3 gives MIDNYDYQPSSGDLELRAMNKNPSEAPMELETTTEATTVDYDVLDAQDKVDAPIQFVYDSAEKNHEKADDYNDISTVHSLYATRHRFNDVYFAPPDPQNSIEEQDNDHGISRNDLQIYLKDTKKQDPFVAKNVSYKVIQPSLSRRAGSAAPRFVEEVGATGVSLLSVDGAPFPEFQLPSARRQYQAVKGSASEDWLD, from the exons ATGATCGACAACTACGACTACCAACCATCCAGCGGTGACTTGGAACTGCGAGCAATGAACAAGAACCCTTCAGAAGCACCAATGGAACTGGAAACCACAACTGAAGCCACTACAGTAGACTATGACGTATTAGACGCACAAGACAAAGTAGACGCACCAATACAATTCGTTTATGATTCAGCTGAGAAGAATCATGAGAAAGCTGATGATTACAATGACATTAGCACTGTCCATAGTCTTTATGCGACACGTCATCGATTTAATGATGTTTACTTCGCTCCTCCTGACCCGCAGAACTCTATAGAAGAGCAAGATAATGACCATGGTATTTCAAGGAATGATCTGCAGATATATTTGAAGGATACGAAGAAGCAAGACCCTTTTGTAGCcaaaaatgtcagttataaaGTTATCCAG CCATCCTTGTCGCGGCGCGCCGGCAGTGCAGCCCCCCGCTTTGTCGAAGAGGTCGGCGCCACCGGCGTCTCCTTACTCAGCGTCGACGGAGCCCCCTTCCCCGAGTTCCAGCTGCCTTCAGCACGGAGACAGTACCAGGCGGTCAAAGGCAGTGCCTCGGAAGACTGGCTTGATTAA